From one Pirellulales bacterium genomic stretch:
- a CDS encoding FHA domain-containing protein → MLEEGGQRRSTIDRTWTIGKDPSCDLPVDRSTVSKVHCRLSRTRAGFEIEDLRSSNGTFVNGERISGITKVSPLDRITLGRTVDMPWPPDVGFVSGAVRIGRNSDNDVVLDFPMVSAYHARLFTREGQLWIEDLESANGTAIGAPERKVARAPLRLDDYVYFGSLRLPASKLVSGKVDLGNAPHRNVSAAGKIIILGRDEGCDQVLDDPRVSRRHARLVPAACSATIEDLGSTNGTFVNGERIGRPTTLKTGDEIVIGSFTFRLTADGNLEQRDYRGNVKIESRVVSVAVRERKLLEEISLTVLPSEFVGLMGPSGAGKTTFMNVLNGYTPPSSGSVLFNGCDLYANYQQFQGAVGYVPQDDIMHGELTVGQALYYSARLRLPRDFTNAEIHKRIAGVIHQLGLDGTENVLIGTAAKKGISGGQRKRVNLAMELLTDPSVLFLDEPTSGLSSEDALMVMRLLRELADDGKTILLTVHQPSLEAYRLLDNLVLVGKDTGTADPGRLVYYGPAHPHAIHFFNPGKAGNELAVLEASPDSVLRGLGQRKAADWAADYARSSLKQQFVDLRADPRGSTAAPVATSVATRPPALLQCWTLMRRSLAIKLRDLTNTAILMVQAPIIALLIVLVFGKQATAEVLPTTWQSVSKATSTTVFLLAVAAIWFGCSNAAREIVGEWPIYRRERMVSLRIGAYLAAKLLVLGTLCLVQCAVLLGIVWWGAGLKGSLPTLFMLLTLTALVGTGIGLATSALARTSEVAIALLPLILLPMIILAGVLQPLHEMNRVVRGVAQLMPSRWAFQGLLLTEAAKRPVWSPPQQPLPPSPRAAVGDADGVSAADQASASADAAPADRAREIDVAEAFFPERSRRAGAVASFATLLTMLGLLVATTAIILRRRDIH, encoded by the coding sequence ATGCTCGAAGAAGGGGGCCAACGTCGGTCGACGATCGACCGCACCTGGACCATCGGAAAGGATCCGAGCTGCGATCTCCCGGTCGACCGCTCTACGGTGTCCAAGGTGCATTGTCGCTTATCGCGCACGCGCGCGGGCTTTGAAATCGAGGACCTGAGATCGAGCAACGGCACGTTCGTCAACGGCGAGCGCATTTCTGGCATTACCAAGGTCTCGCCGCTCGATCGGATAACGCTGGGGCGGACCGTCGACATGCCCTGGCCCCCTGACGTAGGCTTCGTCTCGGGTGCGGTGCGCATCGGGCGTAATTCGGACAATGACGTCGTCCTCGATTTTCCGATGGTGTCGGCCTATCACGCACGGCTTTTCACCAGGGAGGGGCAACTGTGGATCGAGGACCTCGAGTCAGCCAATGGAACCGCCATCGGTGCTCCGGAGCGAAAGGTCGCTCGCGCACCTTTGCGCCTCGATGACTACGTCTATTTCGGTTCGCTCCGGTTGCCGGCCAGCAAATTGGTCAGCGGCAAAGTTGATCTCGGCAACGCGCCGCATCGAAACGTATCGGCTGCCGGTAAGATCATCATCCTTGGCCGCGATGAAGGCTGTGACCAGGTCCTGGACGATCCCCGCGTTTCGCGCCGGCATGCGCGACTGGTGCCGGCCGCGTGTAGCGCTACGATCGAAGACCTGGGCTCGACCAACGGTACGTTCGTCAATGGCGAGCGCATCGGCCGGCCGACGACGCTCAAGACGGGCGATGAGATCGTCATCGGCAGCTTCACCTTTCGACTGACGGCCGACGGCAATCTCGAGCAACGCGACTATCGCGGCAACGTCAAGATCGAAAGCCGCGTGGTGAGCGTCGCCGTACGAGAGCGAAAGCTGCTCGAAGAAATCTCGCTGACTGTACTTCCCTCGGAATTCGTGGGACTGATGGGACCCAGCGGAGCGGGTAAGACAACCTTCATGAACGTCCTGAACGGTTACACGCCGCCCAGCAGCGGTTCGGTGCTTTTCAACGGATGTGATCTGTATGCCAATTATCAGCAGTTTCAGGGCGCCGTCGGTTACGTCCCCCAGGACGACATCATGCACGGTGAGCTGACCGTTGGTCAGGCTCTTTACTATTCCGCGCGATTGCGCCTGCCACGCGATTTCACGAATGCAGAGATCCACAAGCGCATTGCCGGCGTCATTCACCAACTGGGGCTCGACGGAACGGAGAACGTACTGATCGGCACGGCGGCGAAAAAGGGGATCAGTGGGGGTCAGCGCAAGCGCGTAAACTTGGCCATGGAGTTGCTGACCGATCCCTCGGTTTTGTTCTTGGACGAGCCGACCTCCGGGCTGTCGTCGGAAGACGCTTTGATGGTCATGAGGTTGCTGCGCGAGCTGGCCGACGACGGCAAGACCATACTGTTGACCGTGCACCAGCCGAGCCTGGAGGCTTATCGCCTCTTGGATAACCTAGTGCTTGTCGGTAAGGATACGGGCACGGCGGATCCAGGCCGGCTGGTCTACTATGGCCCGGCGCATCCGCATGCCATTCATTTCTTCAATCCCGGCAAGGCAGGCAACGAGCTCGCGGTCCTTGAGGCCTCGCCCGATTCGGTGCTCCGTGGGCTTGGTCAGCGCAAGGCCGCCGACTGGGCGGCCGATTATGCTCGCTCTTCGCTGAAGCAACAGTTCGTCGACCTGCGCGCCGATCCGCGTGGATCCACGGCCGCGCCTGTCGCGACCAGTGTCGCAACGCGTCCTCCTGCGCTTTTGCAATGCTGGACGCTGATGCGGCGCTCGCTGGCCATCAAGCTACGTGATTTGACGAACACGGCGATCTTGATGGTTCAGGCGCCCATCATCGCCTTGTTGATTGTCCTCGTATTCGGCAAGCAAGCCACGGCCGAAGTCCTGCCAACGACCTGGCAATCGGTCTCGAAGGCCACATCGACGACGGTGTTCCTGTTGGCCGTAGCGGCGATCTGGTTCGGATGCTCAAATGCCGCGCGCGAGATCGTGGGAGAATGGCCGATCTATCGTCGCGAGCGCATGGTCAGCTTGCGCATCGGCGCTTACCTGGCCGCGAAGTTGCTCGTGCTGGGGACATTGTGTCTCGTACAGTGCGCCGTACTGCTGGGCATTGTTTGGTGGGGTGCGGGGCTGAAAGGGTCGTTGCCGACGTTGTTCATGCTCTTGACTCTGACCGCTCTCGTCGGAACTGGTATAGGGCTTGCTACGTCGGCGCTTGCTCGCACGTCCGAAGTGGCCATCGCGCTATTGCCGCTCATCTTACTGCCGATGATCATCCTGGCGGGGGTGTTGCAACCACTGCATGAGATGAACAGGGTGGTTCGCGGCGTCGCGCAGTTGATGCCGTCGCGGTGGGCCTTCCAAGGATTACTGCTCACCGAAGCGGCCAAGCGCCCCGTGTGGAGTCCTCCGCAGCAACCATTGCCGCCATCGCCACGGGCGGCCGTGGGGGATGCTGACGGTGTGTCGGCTGCGGATCAGGCTAGTGCGAGCGCGGATGCTGCGCCCGCGGACAGAGCGCGCGAAATCGACGTGGCCGAGGCTTTTTTCCCTGAGAGGTCACGGCGTGCTGGCGCGGTGGCGTCGTTCGCGACGTTACTTACCATGCTGGGGCTATTGGTCGCAACCACCGCGATTATCCTGCGCCGCCGCGATATCCATTAG
- a CDS encoding sigma factor, producing the protein MSFGPQGNFPTTAWTMIHKMQEPASEETVAAMNRFVSAYWRPVYYYLRARHVPVHGAEDLVQEFFLRFLSKNWVQPADPGRGRFRAFLLTIVKRFLADQSPHRAPRQRTFDDHLLSISALISDEERSFDPADYDSPDDIFMTQWAHAVVNHVRRMLQTWCEGRGRPDWYQIFSEVHFPPPGVAAAAQQNLAERFRISRDQIRYCLEMTSNEFASLLRKEVADQVGSQDEVDAELSDLLRLLEA; encoded by the coding sequence ATGTCATTTGGTCCTCAGGGAAATTTTCCGACGACGGCGTGGACGATGATTCACAAGATGCAGGAGCCGGCCAGCGAAGAAACCGTGGCGGCCATGAATCGCTTTGTCAGCGCCTATTGGCGCCCGGTGTATTATTACCTGCGGGCCAGACACGTGCCCGTACACGGAGCGGAAGACCTAGTCCAGGAGTTCTTCCTGCGCTTTCTTTCCAAAAACTGGGTCCAGCCGGCCGATCCTGGCCGCGGACGCTTTCGCGCCTTTTTGCTGACGATTGTCAAACGATTTCTGGCCGATCAAAGTCCACATCGGGCGCCCCGGCAGCGCACCTTTGACGACCACCTGTTATCGATCTCGGCTCTGATTTCGGATGAAGAACGCAGCTTTGATCCGGCCGATTACGATTCGCCCGACGATATTTTCATGACGCAATGGGCTCATGCCGTCGTGAACCATGTGCGTCGCATGCTACAAACATGGTGTGAAGGGCGCGGCCGGCCCGATTGGTACCAGATTTTCTCGGAGGTTCATTTTCCGCCGCCGGGCGTGGCGGCGGCGGCACAGCAGAACCTGGCCGAGCGATTTCGTATTTCGAGGGATCAGATTCGCTATTGCCTCGAAATGACAAGCAACGAGTTTGCTTCGCTCTTGCGCAAAGAAGTGGCCGATCAAGTCGGCTCGCAGGATGAAGTCGACGCTGAGCTTAGCGATTTGCTGCGTCTGCTGGAAGCTTAG